TAAAAAAATGGCCCAGGGTATCCGCGCTGGTGACCCACGTGCAAAGATCCTCACACCTGCTGTGAATGCCCGCAAGGCCGACGGCTACTCTCAGGACCTGAATGATATCTACAACGATAAGGATATCCTGCCGCTGTATGATGTGATTAATGTACATACTTACGCCACACTGGATAAATCATTGACTTCTGAAAATACCTGGAACCGGAGCTTCCCTGAAGATGCCTCGCTCAACTATCTGAAAGTAATTGATGAGGCTATTGAGTGGCGCAACCGGAATGCAAAGGATAAAGAGGTATGGGTAACAGAATTTGGCTATGATGCCTGTACGCCCGAAGCCATGAAGCACCGGAAGGACTGGATGCTGAAACTCAACTGGCAGGGCGCCAGCGATTCTATGCAGGCGCAATACCTGGTGCGCTCTTTCCTCGTTTTTGCTGCGCGTGATGTACAACGCGCTTATCTCTACTATTATAATGATGAAGATGAAGCCGCCTTTCATGCAGCTTCCGGGTTAACGCGCAATTTCAAACCCAAAATGTCTTTCTGGGCGGTGAAACAACTGTACCAGACATTGGGGGATTACCGCTTTAAGCGCATCGTAAAAAGGGATAAAGGAGAACTGTATGTGTATGAATTTGAGCATGGCAGCGATCCAAAAAAGCTGGTGTGGGTGGCCTGGTCGCCAACAGGTGCAAAAACACAGGAACAGGAGGGTTACCAGCCCCATCAAATATCCGCCACACTGGATAGCTTACCGGGCATTCCGGTAAGTGTTAACGCAATGGCTACCGCTGCCGGCGATATACCCCAACAACAGTGGAAGAAAGCAGGTGTTTCGGGTATTACCCTCACTATTGGAGAAAGTCCTGTATATATCGTTATCAACAAATAGATCCTTCTTAATAATCAAATCATTAAAATATATAAATGCAAAATATTTGTGATGATTGTTAATATATTAATGGCTGGAATGGATTAAATTTCTTCCGGATTATAAATGGATTGCGTATATTTAATTGTTAGTAAATATCCCAAAAATCAGACTTTTTTTTACGTTATAGTTTCCCCAGATATATCAACCAAATAATGAAATGTTCAATAATAGCATTCTTGATGTCGTAATTGGGCTCGTGCTCATTTACTTGGTGTATAGTTTGCTGGCAACTGCCATACAGGAGTCTGTATCTACCATGCTCCAAACGAGGGCCAGTACGTTGTACAAAGGTATCCGCAGTATGCTCACCAATACCCCGAAAGACAGGGGCACTGTAATGAATTTTATTAACTACCTGTTTTATAAGTTATGGATAGAGATAGGTGGATGGTTTAAATCTTTAGTCAGTGAAAATGAGAAATCTTCTTTCTATGATAAGTTTTATGATCATCCTACCATAAAAAATTACGGCGAAAACCTGTTCTTTAAAAAGCCTTCTTATCTGACCGCAGAAAATTTTTCCACCATACTTATTGAAACCATTAAAAACCTGGAGAAAGGGAATGAGGGAAGTCTCGCTACTTTTCCCCTGATCAAATCAATAGTTGATAATAACAACAACAACGTTATTGATCATGAAACCCGTGCTATACTCATTTACCATCTCAACGAGGCGGCAGGGGACCTGGATGTTTTTAAACACCGTATGGAGAAATGGTACAATGATACCATGGACAGGGTAAGCGGCTGGTACAAACGGACGATGCAGTTTCAACTGCTGATAATAGGGCTGGCGCTGGCGATCACACTAAATATTGATTCTGCGGAAATAGCCACCTATTTATCAGATAATAAACCGGCGCGGGAGCAAATGGTGAAACTGGGACAGGCAACCGCCGGCAATCAAAAATATTCCGCCGGCGATTCATTGATAACAAAAGAAGTATTTGATTCTGTAAAAGTATCTATCTCCAAAATAAACACCATCATCGGATTAGGCTGGGGTGATTTCGGCAGTAGCGATTCCATTTTCAGGAAGCACCGTCTCAAAGACAGTCTCCACTGGGGAAAGCCAACCAAACAATATATCGCTTATACCTCCGCTGTCTTCCAGGATTCTGCCAATGCTTATTTTAGCAGGTTGTTGAAAGATACGGTCATCGTAAAGAGTGTGGCTGTTGCTGATACGGCTGCTAACAAACCCCTGGCCGCAACACCTGTGGTTAGAACAGCCTACAGAGATAGCCTGTTAACCAATAAAGAAAGCATCATCGCCCAAAGGAAATTTGCATTACTATACGACAACGATGATTTTGATTCATCCCTGAAAAGATCTTATGTATGGTATCGTATATGGAGTTGGCGCAAAGTATTTGGCTTTATGCTCACGGCCTGGGCTATAGGTCTGGGCGCCCCTTTCTGGTTTGATCTCCTGAACAAATTTGTGAAGCTGCGTACCGCAGTAAAACCGGCTAACGGCAGTGGAAGCAGTACCCCAAAAAATACATCCGGAAGCAACGATGAAATTGATGGATAATGATAGCTGTAAAAATAGTTCGCCCTATATACATCCGTAAAGGGCCGGGAAGAAGCTTCGATTATTTAGCACCCATCTATCCGAGTGGGAAGGATATCATCATGGATGGTATTGAAAAGGGGGAGAGCTGGAAAGGTATTGATGACTGGTATTTCAAAATAAATGATAAGGGTGAAAAGCAGCGGTACTGGGCAGGTGGCGTTAGTGGGAGTGCTGCTGACTTAATTGCAAAGGTTCAGCTACCAAATGCACAGCAATACATCAATGACCATTATAGCAATGGAAAATTAACCGGCACACTCGATTATAATTATCTTTTAAACCTGGATGAAAATATAAAATCAACCCAGGGTAAAGGTGTAAAAGTAGTCATCCTGGATTCGCCGGTCAGTAAAAATATAGCATTCAGGAATCCGGTACGCAGACCCATGAATGTGGACCATCCTGCTGATGATCATGGAAGTTTTATTGCCGGCATTATAGCGGGTTATTCAAATATTATTGGTATTGCCAGTAATGTAGAGATCATAGAATTACCTATTAAAGATCAAAATGGCGCCGGACCGGATTTTCTGGTTTTGC
The Chitinophaga sp. MM2321 DNA segment above includes these coding regions:
- a CDS encoding cellulase family glycosylhydrolase, with the protein product MKHFLLAAVVICLAGSGMHCSSSASEPSSAETAPVIGRPLFKDFMGINGHFTFRPRLYAQTCRLARSYHNIDWDVKAPGDPLTIPIAANQVNWKRDVYGSWKKEGFETDICIQFSSFGAGRPNYKQFWAGHEQWCYDYGKAMAAYYGPSGEERLCTSFEIGNEPGNRFDLALFKTLFKKMAQGIRAGDPRAKILTPAVNARKADGYSQDLNDIYNDKDILPLYDVINVHTYATLDKSLTSENTWNRSFPEDASLNYLKVIDEAIEWRNRNAKDKEVWVTEFGYDACTPEAMKHRKDWMLKLNWQGASDSMQAQYLVRSFLVFAARDVQRAYLYYYNDEDEAAFHAASGLTRNFKPKMSFWAVKQLYQTLGDYRFKRIVKRDKGELYVYEFEHGSDPKKLVWVAWSPTGAKTQEQEGYQPHQISATLDSLPGIPVSVNAMATAAGDIPQQQWKKAGVSGITLTIGESPVYIVINK
- a CDS encoding S8/S53 family peptidase; the encoded protein is MIAVKIVRPIYIRKGPGRSFDYLAPIYPSGKDIIMDGIEKGESWKGIDDWYFKINDKGEKQRYWAGGVSGSAADLIAKVQLPNAQQYINDHYSNGKLTGTLDYNYLLNLDENIKSTQGKGVKVVILDSPVSKNIAFRNPVRRPMNVDHPADDHGSFIAGIIAGYSNIIGIASNVEIIELPIKDQNGAGPDFLVLQAFEYLKSTEELMIVNISYDLGIKYADLFNGLRNKIIVAAAGSNKALQDQTIIFPASLPDVISVGCISKEYAALISNTSLNNRLDFILPDFNYASFSLENNGFGNDNGDSYSCAIVSSAIALLLSAGKITRDMNLNEVRQQVAGISMSWFDKDKFDILNIITPKS